The genomic interval TCCGTGGTCTACCAGTTCTGGCATGCCTCCTAAGGCACTAACTATAACTGGTTTTCCCATTGAAAATGATTCGTAAATAACCAGGGGTGAATTATCATACCACTCCGACGGTACAATGACAAATTTGGAATTCTGAACCAAATTCACTAATTTTTCACCACTTTGATTACCCCAGAAGTTAACGTTCTCTAACCGATTACTTTTTGCAAAGTCCTCAAGAAATAATCTATATGGTCCATTTCCCATAATATACAGGTTCACATCAGGTGTATTGACCATCGCTTTTAGTAAATTTTTTACACCTTTTTCTTCTGAAAGTCTGCCATAGTAAATACAGTAATCCGAAGCAGTAGGATGATAAGGGTAGTCATCAAGATTAATTGTATAGAACTGATGCCATATCTTCCGCTGGGGAATACCACCTTCTATCAGCTTGTCCCCTAAAAATTGGCTGGGCACATGAAACAAATCAATCAAATCATAGATCTTCATCCATTTATGAATATAGCTTTCAAAAGCTAAAAGAGAACTTGCAGCCCGTGATTCTTTATGACACTTCTCGACAACTGCATGGTAAAAGTCACCTCCCACACACTTTTCACATATCTGATTCTTGTGCATTACAAAGAGTCTGTAACTTGGACAGACCAGTTTATATTGATGGCAAGTTTGAATTATGGGAATGTTATAATCCCGCAAAGCATGCAGTATTGAAGGCGATAATTGGTGATCAATCATATGTAGATGGGCAACATCCGGTTTCACTTTATCAATAATTTTAGCAATTGCATTTTTAGCTTCATATGAATAAACGATTCTTCCAAAAATCTTTCTCACTTGTTTCAGTTTCTGAACTTTGGATAAACCGTTAAACTCAATATTACTGACAAAATCAGATTCATACGGCGTTTTAAAATTATTAGGGTGCTGCATAGAGAATGGAATCACTTCGTGACCATTGGATTCTAATACATTTTTAAGTTCAAAGAAATACCGCTCCGCACCACCCTTAATAAAATAATATTTGTCAACCATTAATATTTTCATCTGGCTTTTTTCAGGCTTACTGTTTTCCGTTACCGGCCTTCAGGATCAGGAGCGCCACACTGTTATTCTGTAAATTTACTTCCTTAACATAGGTTTTCTTCGCTTCAATTTTCACAACTTCCGATTCAACCAACTCAAGATCATCTCTCTGTTGTAGTTGTTCCAGTTGATTTTTATTTGGCCGTTTTGGCGAACCCAGTTCTTGCCAT from candidate division KSB1 bacterium carries:
- a CDS encoding glycosyltransferase family 4 protein — translated: MKILMVDKYYFIKGGAERYFFELKNVLESNGHEVIPFSMQHPNNFKTPYESDFVSNIEFNGLSKVQKLKQVRKIFGRIVYSYEAKNAIAKIIDKVKPDVAHLHMIDHQLSPSILHALRDYNIPIIQTCHQYKLVCPSYRLFVMHKNQICEKCVGGDFYHAVVEKCHKESRAASSLLAFESYIHKWMKIYDLIDLFHVPSQFLGDKLIEGGIPQRKIWHQFYTINLDDYPYHPTASDYCIYYGRLSEEKGVKNLLKAMVNTPDVNLYIMGNGPYRLFLEDFAKSNRLENVNFWGNQSGEKLVNLVQNSKFVIVPSEWYDNSPLVIYESFSMGKPVIVSALGGMPELVDHGINGLHFTAGNVDELTDRIKQLWLNAEYCNHLGSNARAKAEKEFSAEVHYKRIIDIYEKLINSKNDNQ